The following nucleotide sequence is from Ailuropoda melanoleuca isolate Jingjing chromosome 12, ASM200744v2, whole genome shotgun sequence.
TCCTGTCTGTGGTACTGAAGGTGAAGGTCCCAGGGAACTGTCTCTGATGCTAACCAGCAACCGCTATGGGAAATCCCTGCAGTCCTGTCGGAAAGGGGGAGAACCTCTTTGGAGGGGCCCAGAAGGTGAAGGCAGGAAACTCTGTGTGGGAAGGGGACTAGGTTCCAAGAGCCCGCGAAAGAAGCAAGAGACAGTCCAAGCCACAGAACTGTGAGCCCCTGCTATTCGTCCACCCAAGCAACCCCAGGCACATGCAGCTGCCGGTTCTATCGCCCACCCTCATACGGCCCGCTCTCTCTTACGGCTAATAGCCCCCTACCGGGCCGGGGCCTGACCCTGAGACGGTGGCTGACCTGAATGGTCTGTCTGTTGTAGACTTTAACCACGTGGAAGTTAAAACTGTAGATCCCTTTGCGCGGGGCGATGAAAGTGCTGCGTTCTGAATCAAAGTTGTTCCCGATGTTCACTAGTACCTATAAGGAGACGGGAACGAAGGGGAGTAGACAAGAGTCAGTCCCGAACTCCTGTCCCCGAGCCTCTGCAGAGCCTAGGAGTGGATCGAACATCAACCTTCCACCTCTCCCCCGCCCCGCAAACCAATCTGCATGGAGCACTCACCTGGTCAAAGTAGATGATCATAGTGCGATTACTCATCTCGGACGGCTCGTGGTTGGTGCTTCTTATGGCAGAGAAAGCCACCTTGGCGCTGCCAGAGCGTACAGAGATGCCTAGAGCTGTGCCCGTGGGATCGGACGTGGGGTTGGAGTCGCACACCACCAGGCACTTGCCTTCCAGCACGATGGGCTCCGTCTCATTCTGCCCGCGGGCCGGGCCCGCCAGCCACGCcgcccccagcagcagcagctccacgACGCCCAGCATCGCGAGCCCCCTCCTCNCCCAGCCCCACTCCGAAGCCCCCTCCTCAGCTCCGTGCGCAGCTTCACAGACGCCTCTCCGGACACTACTGCTCTTCCTTGCACTCCCAGGCAAGCGTGCCCCCCGCGCGATGCTCCCGGAGCCCCGCCCGGGCCTCAGGGGTGCCGCGGCTGCCCAGCCGCACTTGGATGCATAGCCGCTGCCGCTCGGTCCCCGCTGCTTCCGCCGCCTTCTGCTCACACCCGCcaccgccgccgctgccgccgctcTGAATTATTGATGCAGCCGGCGCTGCAGCGGGAGCGGGCGGAGAGCGCGCGCCGGGCACAAAGGCGCTGACGGccgcctggccccgcccccgctGCCTCCTAGCCCGCCTCCCTCCACAGGTCCGCCCCCGCACCGGCCTAGACTCCGCCCCCCAACCAATCCTAACGCGTCGCGCTCCCCGCTGAGCCAATGGCGGCGTTGTCCGCGCGCGGCCACCTGACCCCGGGCGCCGTTGTTATTAGGCGCGGCGAGGCGGGAGGCGCGCGGCAGCGGGGTTGGGCTCTGGCCGGGAGTCGACTGAAGGAGCGAGGACTgggagcgcgcgcgcgcgcgcgcctgTGCCCGGACTGTTTGCCGCGGCCACTCGCTCTTTCTCCTCCCGCCTCATGCCAGCGTCTTATTCAGCCCCCTCAGCCCTTCCGCCCGCCTCCAGTCGCCAGCCTGCAGGTAGGAGGCGGCGCGCGCGCCCAGGGTCGGGAATAGAATCAGGGGCGTGAGGCGCCCGGGTGTGGGCGCgcggggtgggaggggagcgNGTGCGCGGTGGCCTCCAGAGGCGATGCAGGTGTCGCTGTCCCGAGCCGGCTTGCGGGACTCCAGGCCAGTCTCAGCGCCCGCTTCTCCAGCCCGCGGCCACCGCGATGGAGTTCGCCCAGCCGCCCTCGCCCATCTCTCGAACCCCCTTGTCTGCGTGCCGCGGAGTC
It contains:
- the CBLN1 gene encoding cerebellin-1, producing the protein MLGVVELLLLGAAWLAGPARGQNETEPIVLEGKCLVVCDSNPTSDPTGTALGISVRSGSAKVAFSAIRSTNHEPSEMSNRTMIIYFDQVLVNIGNNFDSERSTFIAPRKGIYSFNFHVVKVYNRQTIQVSLMLNGWPVISAFAGDQDVTREAASNGVLIQMEKGDRAYLKLERGNLMGGWKYSTFSGFLVFPL